The following nucleotide sequence is from Triticum dicoccoides isolate Atlit2015 ecotype Zavitan chromosome 7B, WEW_v2.0, whole genome shotgun sequence.
CTTGCCGCCCAGCACTGTCACGTCGTGGAGCTCCTTGTCGTACTTGAACACTGTATCCATTCCATCGACACATGTTACTACTAGTACGCAACCCATGGCATGCTAGCTGCCTAGCTGGAAGAGAACATCACAACAACAACGACTCACCGAGCACGTCGCCGGCGTAGAAGGTCTTGTCCTTCGGCCACCATGAGTTGAGGTCGCGACCCCAGCCTTTGTCGTCGCCGACCACGTACGTCCTTGGCGCCTGCCGCGCCATCGCGGCCGCGCCGGTGATTGGAAGGAGCACGCACAGGAGCACGACGCCGGCGACCAGACCGGTGGCCGCACCGCCTCTTCCCTGAGCCACCATTGCCGCAACTCTGCAATGCAGATCACCAAAACTAACTCGACCGATGCTTCAGGTTCAGGGCTGTGATAGCTTGCGGAGTGAGAGGCCCCGCCGTGCAGTTTTTGTAGAGCTAGCTAGCCTTGGACCTTGGTGTGTACGCTCCGGATCGATCAGTGCGAGTAGGTGGCGTGAAAGCGCATTAAATGTACGATGTTCTTTTCTTTTTGCGATTTGTAATggggagtactccctccgtttcagtttacaagtcctgcgcGTATATCTAGGTTGGCAATTGTATAAccgtaatataaactatataacataaaaattataccgtttgaaaataaaacatctgaagtttataatggtatattttttgtaatatatgacttctattaggttggtcaaattgatgacCTAGGGGTATGCGCA
It contains:
- the LOC119339036 gene encoding basic blue protein-like; this encodes MVAQGRGGAATGLVAGVVLLCVLLPITGAAAMARQAPRTYVVGDDKGWGRDLNSWWPKDKTFYAGDVLVFKYDKELHDVTVLGGKGYQRCEVPRHSSKSWVMRTGNDQVTLRRGNNYFICGLPGHCDKNMKLAIKAW